The proteins below come from a single Mustela nigripes isolate SB6536 chromosome 14, MUSNIG.SB6536, whole genome shotgun sequence genomic window:
- the SHISAL2A gene encoding protein shisa-like-2A — MSGACTSYVSAEQEVVRGFSCPRPGGEAAAVFCCGFRDHKYCCDDPHSFFPYEHSYMWWLSIGALVGLSIAAVVLLAFIVTACVLCYLFISSKPHTKLDPGLHLQPPDPKEEAPPGCQGGNAGNSMEVPGVSFLRQNHPFLNPRLDYNEEQAVDPKRCSSTASWPQ; from the exons ATGAGCGGCGCTTGCACGAGCTACGTGAGCGCGGAGCAGGAGGTGGTGCGCGGCTTCAGCTGCCCGCGGCCGGGGGGCGAGGCGGCCGCGGTCTTCTGCTGCGGCTTCCGCGACCACAAGTACTGCTGCGACGACCCGCACAGCTTCTTCCCCTACGAGCACAGCTACATGTGGTGGCTCAG CATTGGTGCCCTTGTGGGCCTGTCCATAGCAGCCGTGGTTCTCCTGGCCTTCATTGTCACTGCCTGTGTGCTTTGTTACCTGTTCATCAGCTCTAAGCCCCACACGAAGTTGGACCCAGGCTTACACCTTCAGCCTCCAG ACCCCAAGGAAGAAGCGCCCCCTGGCTGCCAAGGTGGAAACGCAGGCAATTCAATGGAGGTGCCAGGAGTGAGCTTTCTCCGACAGAATCACCCCTTCCTGAACCCACGACTAGACTACAATGAAGAGCAGGCCGTGGACCCCAAACGCTGCTCCAGCACTGCTTCATGGCCACAGTGA